In Seriola aureovittata isolate HTS-2021-v1 ecotype China chromosome 17, ASM2101889v1, whole genome shotgun sequence, a genomic segment contains:
- the mpg gene encoding DNA-3-methyladenine glycosylase, producing the protein MAGRKRKMLATAVAAATPEQVNKLKNHTTDVKLKVSPAELKKPVQCEQNVPGAETERSHYFTKTDLQHRLGQDFFNQPCITLAKAFLGKVLVRRCADGTELRGRIVETEAYLGGEDRASHSAGGKRTERNMAMFMKPGTIYVYPIYGIYLCMNVSSEGEGAAVLLRSLEPLQGQPVMRQLRAARRREGARQLKDKELCNGPSKLCQALNIPRCFDRQDLASDPEVWLEKDPNTNPAELCDIVSAPRVGIESHGEWAKKPWRFYLRGHPCVSVVNKEAERQSQSGNVMNASDVQADTGHVERT; encoded by the exons ATggcagggagaaaaagaaagatgctAGCAACGGCAGTAGCAGCGGCAACACCTGAACAAGTAAATAAACTTAAAAACCACACTACGGATGTGAAACTGAAGGTTTCACCTGCCGAGTTGAAGAAGCCCGTTCAGTGTGAACAAAATGTCCCAGGTGCTGAGACAGAGCGAAGCCATTATTTCACCAAGACTGACCTGCAGCACAGACTGGGACAGGACTTTTTCAACCAACCTTGCATCACTTTGGCGAAAGCGTTCCTCGGCAAG GTGCTGGTCCGCAGGTGTGCAGATGGTACTGAGCTGCGAGGGAGAATAGTGGAGACTGAGGCTTACCTGGGAGGggaggacagagcttcacacTCAGCAGGAGGCAAACGCACAGAGAGGAACATGGCCATGTTCATGAAGCCAGGCACTATCTATGTGTATCCAATCTATGGCATCTACCTCTGTATGAACGTGTCTAGTGaag GGGAGGGTGCTGCCGTGCTGCTGCGCTCCCTTGAGCCCCTGCAGGGTCAGCCTGTCATGAGGCAGCTGAGGGCAGCCAGACGCAGAGAGGGAGCCCGACAACTTAAGGACAAAGAGCTCTGCAACGGGCCTTCCAAGCTGTGCCAGGCTCTAAATATACCTCGCTGTTTTGACCGTCAAGACCTGGCCTCAGACCCAGAGGTGTGGCTGGAGAAGGACCCCAACACAAATCCAGCAGAACTCTGCGATATAGTATCAGCACCACGCGTTGGAATCGAGTCCCATGGCGAATGGGCCAAGAAGCCGTGGAGGTTTTATCTTCGTGGGCACCCCTGTGTTAGTGTAGTGAATAAAGAGGCAGAAAGACAGTCTCAGTCTGGAAATGTAATGAACGCTTCAGATGTGCAGGCTGACACGGGACATGTCGAAAGGACTTAA
- the LOC130184912 gene encoding hemoglobin subunit beta-B-like, translating to MVDWTDAERAAIISLWGKIDVGEIGPQALTRLLIVYPWTQRHFTTFGNVSTNAAILGNPKVAQHGKTVMGGLENAVKNLDDIKNTYAKLSRMHSEKLHVDPDNFRALAECISVCVAAKFGKQVFTADVQEAWQKFLSVVVSALGRQYH from the exons ATGGTCGATTGGACAGATGCTGAGCGCGCCGCCATCATTTCCCTCTGGGGAAAGATTGATGTGGGTGAAATTGGACCCCAGGCTCTGACCAG GCTTCTGATTGTGTATCCCTGGACTCAGAGACACTTCACCACATTTGGCAACGTGTCCACAAATGCCGCCATCCTCGGAAACCCCAAGGTGGCCCAGCACGGTAAGACCGTGATGGGTGGGCTGGAAAATGCCGTGAAGAACTTGGACGACATCAAGAACACTTACGCCAAGCTGAGCCGGATGCACTCTGAGAAGCTCCACGTGGATCCTGATAACTTCAGG GCTCTGGCTGAATGCATCAGCGTGTGTGTGGCTGCCAAGTTTGGAAAACAAGTCTTCACCGCTGATGTCCAGGAGGCCTGGCAGAAGTTCCTGTCTGTGGTCGTCTCTGCCCTGGGCAGACAGTACCACTGA
- the nprl3 gene encoding GATOR complex protein NPRL3 isoform X2, producing the protein MMLNPSAGLPDDRRSMYNQPQKSVYKTGDKTSPISVILVSSGSRGNKLLFRYPFQRVGECPSSVTAKQRSPYALNTTGDGIEDQDGDSREQSPLTDEQLVAGFSDIILATILATKSDICGKKFELKIDNVRFVGHPTLLQHPPIIQVSKTDPSPKREMPTMILFNVVFALRANADPSVISCMHNLSRRIAIALQHEERRCQYLTREAKLMLAVQDEITTMTENGSPQSPFRQILPKCKLARDLKEAYDSLCTTGVVRLHINNWLEVSFCLPHKIHRIGGNYIPPEALERSLKAIRPYHALLLLESEKALLSQLPLDCSPAMVRLIKTCSAVKNLQQLAQDADLALLQIFQIAAHLVYWGKAIIIYPLCENNVYMLSPHANICLYSPLAEHFAQQFPGHDLPSMLAKFSLPVSLAEFRNPLEAPAQEAQLIQMVVWMLQRRLLIQLHTYVCLLVPPGEDDPGLRDEDPPLAARVGGRSLSTPSALSFGSPTSSDDMTLTSPSMDNSSAELLPGGDSPLNKRMTETLLASLSEHERQVILNIPAAQNPEDLRMFARLLHYFRGHHHLEEIMYNENMRRSQLKTLFDKFRSVLVVTNHEDPIISIFQSPME; encoded by the exons ATGATGCTCAACCCATCAGCCGGGTTACCAGATGACCGAAGGTCCATGTACAATCAGCCACAAAAGAGCGTGTACAAAACTGGAGATAAAACCAGCCCTATTAGCGTCATACTGGTTAGCTCTGGCAGCCGAGGGAACAAACTGCTCTTTCGATACCCTTTCCAAAGAGTGGGTGAATGCCCGTCATCTGTTACAG CAAAACAACGAAGTCCATATGCACTGAACACAACTGGGGATGGTATTGAAGATCAGGATGGTGATTCAAG AGAACAATCTCCACTAACTGACGAACAGTTGGTAGCAGG GTTCTCTGACATCATCCTCGCCACCATCCTGGCCACCAAATCTGATATCTGTGGAAAGAAGTTTGAACTGAAGATAGACAATGTTCGATTTGTGGGTCACCCTACTCTCCTTCAGCATCCTCCCATCATTCAG GTTTCCAAAACAGATCCCTCACCTAAGAGAGAGATGCCCACCATGATCTTGTTTAATGTGGTGTTTGCACTCAGG GCGAACGCCGATCCCTCCGTCATCAGTTGCATGCACAACCTGTCACGACGCATCGCTATAGCCCTGCAGCACGAGGAGCGGCGCTGCCAGTACCTGACCAGAGAGGCCAAGCTGATGCTGGCTGTCCAGGATGAGATCACCACCATGACTGAGA ATGGAAGCCCCCAGTCTCCATTTAGACAAATTCTTCCCAAATGTAAACTAGCCAGGGACCTGAAGGAGGCTTATGACAG CCTTTGTACAACAGGTGTGGTGCGACTACACATTAACAACTGGCTGGAGGTGAGTTTCTGTTTACCACACAAGATCCACAGGATTGGTGGCAACTACATCCCCCCAGAGGCATTAGAGCGCAGCCTTAAAGCCATaag ACCCTATCATGCCCTGTTGCTGCTGGAAAGTGAGAAGGCACTGCTGAGCCAGCTTCCTCTGGACTGCTCGCCTGCGATGGTGCGCCTCATCAAGACCTGCTCAGCGGtgaaaaacctgcagcagctcgCCCAGGACGCTGACCTGGCCTTACTTCAG ATCTTTCAAATTGCTGCCCACTTGGTTTACTGGGGCAAAGCAATCATCATCTACCCGCTGTGCGAGAACAACGTGTACATGCTGTCTCCTCATGCCAACATCTGCCT ATACTCACCACTGGCTGAGCACTTTGCCCAGCAGTTTCCTGGTCATGATCTGCCCTCCATGTTAGCCAAGTTCTCGCTACCTGTCTCACTGGCCGAGTTCAGAAATCCCCTGGAAGCTCCTGCACAGGAG GCCCAGCTGATCCAGATGGTGGTGTGGATGCTCCAGCGCCGCCTGCTGATCCAACTGCACACTTATGTTTGCCTGTTGGTACCGCCTGGCGAGGATGACCCTGGGCTGAGGGATGAAGATCCTCCACTGGCCGCCAGAGTAGGAGGCCGCAGTCTCAGCACCCCAAGTGCTCTCAGCTTCGGTTCCCCAA CCAGCAGTGACGACATGACCCTCACCAGTCCCAGCATGGACAACTCCAGTGCGGAGCTGCTGCCTGGTGGAGACTCTCCACTCAACAAGAGGATGACAGAGACGCTGCTCGCCAGTCTGTCAGAGCACGAGCGGCAGGTTATTCTTAACATCCCTGCTGCACAAAATCCCGAGGATCTGCGAATGTTTGCCAG GCTGCTGCATTATTTCCGGGGGCATCACCACCTGGAAGAGATTATGTACAATGAGAACATGAGGCGCTCGCAGCTCAAGACGCTGTTTGACAAGTTCCGCAGTGTCCTTGTGGTGACCAACCATGAGGATCCCATTATTTCAATCTTTCAGTCACCCATGGAGTAG
- the LOC130184932 gene encoding hemoglobin subunit beta-2-like has product MVEWTDFERATIQDIFSKMNYEDVGPAALSRCLVVYPWTQRYFGGFGNLYNAEAIIANPMVANHGKVVLHGLDRAVKNMDNIKETYAELSVLHSEKLHVDPDNFRLLADCLTIVVAARMGNDFTGDVQAAFQKFLAVVVSSLGRQYH; this is encoded by the exons ATGGTTGAATGGACAGACTTCGAGCGCGCCACCATCCAGGACATCTTCTCCAAGATGAACTATGAGGACGTGGGACCCGCTGCTCTTTCCAG GTGCCTGGTTGTCTACCCCTGGACTCAGAGGTATTTCGGTGGATTTGGAAACCTCTACAACGCTGAAGCCATCATCGCCAACCCCATGGTTGCAAACCACGGAAAAGTTGTCCTGCACGGTCTGGACCGGGCTGTGAAGAACATGGACAACATCAAGGAGACCTACGCCGAGCTGAGTGTGCTGCACTCCGAGAAGCTGCACGTGGACCCCGACAATTTCAGG ctgcTGGCCGACTGCCTCACCATCGTGGTTGCTGCTCGGATGGGCAATGACTTCACCGGTGATGTCCAGGCAGCTTTCCAGAAGTTCCTGGCCGTGGTGGTGTCCTCCCTGGGAAGGCAGTACCACTAG
- the nprl3 gene encoding GATOR complex protein NPRL3 isoform X1, with product MMLNPSAGLPDDRRSMYNQPQKSVYKTGDKTSPISVILVSSGSRGNKLLFRYPFQRVGECPSSVTAKQRSPYALNTTGDGIEDQDGDSREQSPLTDEQLVAGFSDIILATILATKSDICGKKFELKIDNVRFVGHPTLLQHPPIIQVSKTDPSPKREMPTMILFNVVFALRANADPSVISCMHNLSRRIAIALQHEERRCQYLTREAKLMLAVQDEITTMTETDGSPQSPFRQILPKCKLARDLKEAYDSLCTTGVVRLHINNWLEVSFCLPHKIHRIGGNYIPPEALERSLKAIRPYHALLLLESEKALLSQLPLDCSPAMVRLIKTCSAVKNLQQLAQDADLALLQIFQIAAHLVYWGKAIIIYPLCENNVYMLSPHANICLYSPLAEHFAQQFPGHDLPSMLAKFSLPVSLAEFRNPLEAPAQEAQLIQMVVWMLQRRLLIQLHTYVCLLVPPGEDDPGLRDEDPPLAARVGGRSLSTPSALSFGSPTSSDDMTLTSPSMDNSSAELLPGGDSPLNKRMTETLLASLSEHERQVILNIPAAQNPEDLRMFARLLHYFRGHHHLEEIMYNENMRRSQLKTLFDKFRSVLVVTNHEDPIISIFQSPME from the exons ATGATGCTCAACCCATCAGCCGGGTTACCAGATGACCGAAGGTCCATGTACAATCAGCCACAAAAGAGCGTGTACAAAACTGGAGATAAAACCAGCCCTATTAGCGTCATACTGGTTAGCTCTGGCAGCCGAGGGAACAAACTGCTCTTTCGATACCCTTTCCAAAGAGTGGGTGAATGCCCGTCATCTGTTACAG CAAAACAACGAAGTCCATATGCACTGAACACAACTGGGGATGGTATTGAAGATCAGGATGGTGATTCAAG AGAACAATCTCCACTAACTGACGAACAGTTGGTAGCAGG GTTCTCTGACATCATCCTCGCCACCATCCTGGCCACCAAATCTGATATCTGTGGAAAGAAGTTTGAACTGAAGATAGACAATGTTCGATTTGTGGGTCACCCTACTCTCCTTCAGCATCCTCCCATCATTCAG GTTTCCAAAACAGATCCCTCACCTAAGAGAGAGATGCCCACCATGATCTTGTTTAATGTGGTGTTTGCACTCAGG GCGAACGCCGATCCCTCCGTCATCAGTTGCATGCACAACCTGTCACGACGCATCGCTATAGCCCTGCAGCACGAGGAGCGGCGCTGCCAGTACCTGACCAGAGAGGCCAAGCTGATGCTGGCTGTCCAGGATGAGATCACCACCATGACTGAGA CAGATGGAAGCCCCCAGTCTCCATTTAGACAAATTCTTCCCAAATGTAAACTAGCCAGGGACCTGAAGGAGGCTTATGACAG CCTTTGTACAACAGGTGTGGTGCGACTACACATTAACAACTGGCTGGAGGTGAGTTTCTGTTTACCACACAAGATCCACAGGATTGGTGGCAACTACATCCCCCCAGAGGCATTAGAGCGCAGCCTTAAAGCCATaag ACCCTATCATGCCCTGTTGCTGCTGGAAAGTGAGAAGGCACTGCTGAGCCAGCTTCCTCTGGACTGCTCGCCTGCGATGGTGCGCCTCATCAAGACCTGCTCAGCGGtgaaaaacctgcagcagctcgCCCAGGACGCTGACCTGGCCTTACTTCAG ATCTTTCAAATTGCTGCCCACTTGGTTTACTGGGGCAAAGCAATCATCATCTACCCGCTGTGCGAGAACAACGTGTACATGCTGTCTCCTCATGCCAACATCTGCCT ATACTCACCACTGGCTGAGCACTTTGCCCAGCAGTTTCCTGGTCATGATCTGCCCTCCATGTTAGCCAAGTTCTCGCTACCTGTCTCACTGGCCGAGTTCAGAAATCCCCTGGAAGCTCCTGCACAGGAG GCCCAGCTGATCCAGATGGTGGTGTGGATGCTCCAGCGCCGCCTGCTGATCCAACTGCACACTTATGTTTGCCTGTTGGTACCGCCTGGCGAGGATGACCCTGGGCTGAGGGATGAAGATCCTCCACTGGCCGCCAGAGTAGGAGGCCGCAGTCTCAGCACCCCAAGTGCTCTCAGCTTCGGTTCCCCAA CCAGCAGTGACGACATGACCCTCACCAGTCCCAGCATGGACAACTCCAGTGCGGAGCTGCTGCCTGGTGGAGACTCTCCACTCAACAAGAGGATGACAGAGACGCTGCTCGCCAGTCTGTCAGAGCACGAGCGGCAGGTTATTCTTAACATCCCTGCTGCACAAAATCCCGAGGATCTGCGAATGTTTGCCAG GCTGCTGCATTATTTCCGGGGGCATCACCACCTGGAAGAGATTATGTACAATGAGAACATGAGGCGCTCGCAGCTCAAGACGCTGTTTGACAAGTTCCGCAGTGTCCTTGTGGTGACCAACCATGAGGATCCCATTATTTCAATCTTTCAGTCACCCATGGAGTAG
- the LOC130184913 gene encoding hemoglobin subunit alpha-A, producing the protein MSLSGKDKSVVKAFWDKVSPKSAEIGAEALGRMLTVYPQTKTYFSHWADVGPDSAQVKKHGATIMAAVGEAVGKIDDLVGGLSALSELHAFKLRVDPANFRILAHNIILVTAMYFPTDFTPEIHVSVDKFLQNLALALAERYR; encoded by the exons ATGAGTCTCTCTGGAAAGGACAAGTCCGTGGTGAAGGCCTTCTGGGACAAAGTGTCCCCGAAATCCGCCGAGATTGGAGCCGAGGCTCTGGGCAG GATGCTGACTGTATACCCGCAGACCAAGACCTACTTTTCCCACTGGGCGGATGTGGGTCCTGACTCCGCACAGGTGAAGAAGCATGGCGCTACCATCATGGCAGCTGTGGGAGAAGCCGTCGGAAAGATCGATGACCTTGTGGGTGGCCTCTCCGCCCTCAGCGAGCTGCATGCCTTCAAGCTCAGAGTGGACCCTGCCAACTTCAGG ATCTTGGCCCACAACATCATCTTGGTTACGGCCATGTACTTCCCCACCGACTTCACTCCTGAGATCCATGTCTCCGTTGACAAGTTCCTGCAGAACTTGGCTTTGGCTCTGGCCGAGAGATACCGCTAA
- the nprl3 gene encoding GATOR complex protein NPRL3 isoform X3, with the protein MMLNPSAGLPDDRRSMYNQPQKSVYKTGDKTSPISVILVSSGSRGNKLLFRYPFQRVGECPSSVTAKQRSPYALNTTGDGIEDQDGDSRFSDIILATILATKSDICGKKFELKIDNVRFVGHPTLLQHPPIIQVSKTDPSPKREMPTMILFNVVFALRANADPSVISCMHNLSRRIAIALQHEERRCQYLTREAKLMLAVQDEITTMTETDGSPQSPFRQILPKCKLARDLKEAYDSLCTTGVVRLHINNWLEVSFCLPHKIHRIGGNYIPPEALERSLKAIRPYHALLLLESEKALLSQLPLDCSPAMVRLIKTCSAVKNLQQLAQDADLALLQIFQIAAHLVYWGKAIIIYPLCENNVYMLSPHANICLYSPLAEHFAQQFPGHDLPSMLAKFSLPVSLAEFRNPLEAPAQEAQLIQMVVWMLQRRLLIQLHTYVCLLVPPGEDDPGLRDEDPPLAARVGGRSLSTPSALSFGSPTSSDDMTLTSPSMDNSSAELLPGGDSPLNKRMTETLLASLSEHERQVILNIPAAQNPEDLRMFARLLHYFRGHHHLEEIMYNENMRRSQLKTLFDKFRSVLVVTNHEDPIISIFQSPME; encoded by the exons ATGATGCTCAACCCATCAGCCGGGTTACCAGATGACCGAAGGTCCATGTACAATCAGCCACAAAAGAGCGTGTACAAAACTGGAGATAAAACCAGCCCTATTAGCGTCATACTGGTTAGCTCTGGCAGCCGAGGGAACAAACTGCTCTTTCGATACCCTTTCCAAAGAGTGGGTGAATGCCCGTCATCTGTTACAG CAAAACAACGAAGTCCATATGCACTGAACACAACTGGGGATGGTATTGAAGATCAGGATGGTGATTCAAG GTTCTCTGACATCATCCTCGCCACCATCCTGGCCACCAAATCTGATATCTGTGGAAAGAAGTTTGAACTGAAGATAGACAATGTTCGATTTGTGGGTCACCCTACTCTCCTTCAGCATCCTCCCATCATTCAG GTTTCCAAAACAGATCCCTCACCTAAGAGAGAGATGCCCACCATGATCTTGTTTAATGTGGTGTTTGCACTCAGG GCGAACGCCGATCCCTCCGTCATCAGTTGCATGCACAACCTGTCACGACGCATCGCTATAGCCCTGCAGCACGAGGAGCGGCGCTGCCAGTACCTGACCAGAGAGGCCAAGCTGATGCTGGCTGTCCAGGATGAGATCACCACCATGACTGAGA CAGATGGAAGCCCCCAGTCTCCATTTAGACAAATTCTTCCCAAATGTAAACTAGCCAGGGACCTGAAGGAGGCTTATGACAG CCTTTGTACAACAGGTGTGGTGCGACTACACATTAACAACTGGCTGGAGGTGAGTTTCTGTTTACCACACAAGATCCACAGGATTGGTGGCAACTACATCCCCCCAGAGGCATTAGAGCGCAGCCTTAAAGCCATaag ACCCTATCATGCCCTGTTGCTGCTGGAAAGTGAGAAGGCACTGCTGAGCCAGCTTCCTCTGGACTGCTCGCCTGCGATGGTGCGCCTCATCAAGACCTGCTCAGCGGtgaaaaacctgcagcagctcgCCCAGGACGCTGACCTGGCCTTACTTCAG ATCTTTCAAATTGCTGCCCACTTGGTTTACTGGGGCAAAGCAATCATCATCTACCCGCTGTGCGAGAACAACGTGTACATGCTGTCTCCTCATGCCAACATCTGCCT ATACTCACCACTGGCTGAGCACTTTGCCCAGCAGTTTCCTGGTCATGATCTGCCCTCCATGTTAGCCAAGTTCTCGCTACCTGTCTCACTGGCCGAGTTCAGAAATCCCCTGGAAGCTCCTGCACAGGAG GCCCAGCTGATCCAGATGGTGGTGTGGATGCTCCAGCGCCGCCTGCTGATCCAACTGCACACTTATGTTTGCCTGTTGGTACCGCCTGGCGAGGATGACCCTGGGCTGAGGGATGAAGATCCTCCACTGGCCGCCAGAGTAGGAGGCCGCAGTCTCAGCACCCCAAGTGCTCTCAGCTTCGGTTCCCCAA CCAGCAGTGACGACATGACCCTCACCAGTCCCAGCATGGACAACTCCAGTGCGGAGCTGCTGCCTGGTGGAGACTCTCCACTCAACAAGAGGATGACAGAGACGCTGCTCGCCAGTCTGTCAGAGCACGAGCGGCAGGTTATTCTTAACATCCCTGCTGCACAAAATCCCGAGGATCTGCGAATGTTTGCCAG GCTGCTGCATTATTTCCGGGGGCATCACCACCTGGAAGAGATTATGTACAATGAGAACATGAGGCGCTCGCAGCTCAAGACGCTGTTTGACAAGTTCCGCAGTGTCCTTGTGGTGACCAACCATGAGGATCCCATTATTTCAATCTTTCAGTCACCCATGGAGTAG